A region of Brienomyrus brachyistius isolate T26 unplaced genomic scaffold, BBRACH_0.4 scaffold66, whole genome shotgun sequence DNA encodes the following proteins:
- the cd164 gene encoding sialomucin core protein 24, translated as MCRRLVLLTLALAALVWATAAEAGDCKASSTCEECKSVIGCAWLDCSANETIHNSSCVNATESHQNASVFGCVLFTNGTCPGSPPKTTVLPTTINPNTTDPKKVSTTIPTASPTRNATTPVPVSNSTTTTMAPSKAPQKSSTFDAASFIGGIVLVLGLQAVVFFLYKFCKSKDRNYHTL; from the exons ATGTGCCGGCGGCTCGTGCTCTTAACGTTGGCGCTCGCGGCGCTCGTATGGGCGACAGCCGCTGAAGCGG GAGACTGCAAAGCGTCCAGCACTTGTGAAGAGTGTAAGAGTGTGATTGGTTGCGCTTGGCTGGATTGTTCAG CAAATGAGACGATCCATAATTCATCTTGCGTGAACGCCACCGAGAGCCATCAGAATGCGTCTGTGTTCGGCTGTGTGCTCTTCACTAATGGCACATGCCCAG GTTCTCCCCCAAAGACAACCGTCCTGCCTACCACAATCAATCCGAATACCAcag ATCCCAAGAAAGTCTCAACCACAATTCCTACAGCTTCTCCAACTCGTAATGCCACCACTCCTGTTCCTGTTTCAA ATAGCACCACAACCACGATGGCCCCCTCCAAGGCCCCCCAGAAGTCATCTACCTTCGATGCAGCCAGCTTCATCGGGGGAATCGTGCTGGTTCTGGGATTGCAAGCAGTTGTCTTCTTCCTCTATAAGTTTTGCAAGTCCAAGGATCGCAACTACCATACACTTTAA
- the ppil6 gene encoding probable inactive peptidyl-prolyl cis-trans isomerase-like 6 isoform X2 — MTSKIQLEIVGLLKDPKFQIAKCTAEELKGEVWEFRGSVMCFGNGRLLGNEEDLTFWAEKQWSFTSSHPQELCVALSEEYFSKHLQSTGHTFVYMDIEISEKPAGRLLIELFSVLCPKTCKNFQALCTGEEGLSYKGSLFHRIVPNGWIQGGDISLGSRGNGGESIYGPTFEDESFAVAHCKRGILGMANHGPHTNGSQFYITLHPAPWMDRKYVAFGQVIEGTEVLKKMEIISTYNERPIQPCAVKDCGIFLP; from the exons ATGACCTCAAAAATACAACTGGAGATTGTTGGTCTTTTAAAAGATCCAAAATTTCAAATTGCGAAATGCACGGCTGAG GAGCTAAAAGGTGAAGTGTGGGAGTTCAGAGGCTCTGTTATGTGTTTTGGGAATGGCAGACTGCTTGGAAATGAAGAAGATTTGACATTTTGGGCAGAGAAACAATGGAGTTTCACCTCTTCCCACCCACAAGAGCTGTGTGTCGCACTCTCCGAAGAGTACTTCTCCAAGCATTTGCAAAGCACTGGG CACACGTTTGTGTACATGGATATTGAAATAAGTGAGAAACCTGCTGGTAGATTACTGATTGAG CTGTTTTCAGTTCtttgtccaaagacatgcaagaACTTCCAAGCACTCtgtactggagaggaaggattATCCTACAAGGGCTCATTATTCCACCGAATCGTCCCCAATGGCTGGATCCAGGGTGGAG ATATCTCACTGGGGAGCAGAGGAAATGGCGGCGAGTCTATTTACGGGCCAACATTCGAAG ATGAAAGCTTTGCTGTGGCCCACTGTAAGAGGGGTATCCTGGGAATGGCAAATCATGGCCCTCACACCAATGGCTCCCAGTTTTACATCACTCTGCACCCTGCACCCTGGATGGATAGGAAATATGTGGCTTTTGG TCAAGTCATTGAAGGCACTGAAGTCCTGAAGAAAATGGAGATAATCTCCACATACAACGAGCGGCCAATACAGCCTTGTGCAGTCAAAGACTGTGGAATATTTTTACCTTGA
- the ppil6 gene encoding probable inactive peptidyl-prolyl cis-trans isomerase-like 6 isoform X1, with amino-acid sequence MTSKIQLEIVGLLKDPKFQIAKCTAEELKQRFPLSFEDAIIRPLVEFDWHTYLTIKKQELKGEVWEFRGSVMCFGNGRLLGNEEDLTFWAEKQWSFTSSHPQELCVALSEEYFSKHLQSTGHTFVYMDIEISEKPAGRLLIELFSVLCPKTCKNFQALCTGEEGLSYKGSLFHRIVPNGWIQGGDISLGSRGNGGESIYGPTFEDESFAVAHCKRGILGMANHGPHTNGSQFYITLHPAPWMDRKYVAFGQVIEGTEVLKKMEIISTYNERPIQPCAVKDCGIFLP; translated from the exons ATGACCTCAAAAATACAACTGGAGATTGTTGGTCTTTTAAAAGATCCAAAATTTCAAATTGCGAAATGCACGGCTGAG GAACTGAAACAGCGGTTTCCCTTGTCTTTCGAGGACGCAATAATTCGCCCATTAGTGGAATTTGACTGGCATACGTATTTAACTATAAAAAAACAG GAGCTAAAAGGTGAAGTGTGGGAGTTCAGAGGCTCTGTTATGTGTTTTGGGAATGGCAGACTGCTTGGAAATGAAGAAGATTTGACATTTTGGGCAGAGAAACAATGGAGTTTCACCTCTTCCCACCCACAAGAGCTGTGTGTCGCACTCTCCGAAGAGTACTTCTCCAAGCATTTGCAAAGCACTGGG CACACGTTTGTGTACATGGATATTGAAATAAGTGAGAAACCTGCTGGTAGATTACTGATTGAG CTGTTTTCAGTTCtttgtccaaagacatgcaagaACTTCCAAGCACTCtgtactggagaggaaggattATCCTACAAGGGCTCATTATTCCACCGAATCGTCCCCAATGGCTGGATCCAGGGTGGAG ATATCTCACTGGGGAGCAGAGGAAATGGCGGCGAGTCTATTTACGGGCCAACATTCGAAG ATGAAAGCTTTGCTGTGGCCCACTGTAAGAGGGGTATCCTGGGAATGGCAAATCATGGCCCTCACACCAATGGCTCCCAGTTTTACATCACTCTGCACCCTGCACCCTGGATGGATAGGAAATATGTGGCTTTTGG TCAAGTCATTGAAGGCACTGAAGTCCTGAAGAAAATGGAGATAATCTCCACATACAACGAGCGGCCAATACAGCCTTGTGCAGTCAAAGACTGTGGAATATTTTTACCTTGA